The Limnochorda sp. LNt genome includes a region encoding these proteins:
- a CDS encoding serine hydrolase domain-containing protein produces the protein MAAGASIDETVRRYLRRDAGSGGAFAGAVIAVAKEGRVVLHEAWGAAELFDEDLRVLDEPRRMRPDTIFDLASVTKVAATTLALAALVDDAGLSLEDALQRFLPETAGTWLGQVELERLLTHRSGLPDWLPFYLLVDLDRPPEARRREAVRLIARLAAATDPGPPDVYSDLNFILLGQVVERVAGEALDAFVARRLYRPLGLSTVGYQPPAAWRGRIAATSIGNPFEVEMCRSRRFPLPLRRRPEDVAELREPRVLVGRPNDGNCRLALGGVSGHAGLFADALSLVTLGRMVLDEGTAGGTMPLLRPETVRRFTRDGLGWRRLPWSPVDGAYGHTGFTGTLLHIDPAHRMVVAVLTNRVHGPLPYVPSHAFLRPILEAVYGELTVTSPDSPPTVSR, from the coding sequence ATGGCAGCGGGGGCATCCATCGACGAAACCGTGCGGCGATACCTGAGGCGAGACGCCGGATCCGGCGGCGCCTTCGCCGGGGCGGTGATCGCCGTGGCGAAGGAGGGCCGGGTCGTCCTTCACGAGGCGTGGGGCGCGGCCGAACTCTTCGACGAGGATCTGCGGGTGCTCGACGAGCCACGCCGCATGCGACCCGACACCATCTTCGACCTGGCCTCGGTGACCAAGGTGGCGGCCACCACGCTGGCGCTGGCCGCTCTGGTGGACGACGCCGGGCTCTCGCTGGAGGATGCGCTCCAACGTTTCCTCCCGGAGACGGCCGGCACATGGCTCGGCCAGGTGGAGCTCGAACGGCTGCTGACCCACCGCTCGGGCCTGCCGGACTGGCTGCCCTTCTACCTGCTGGTCGACCTCGACCGCCCGCCCGAGGCACGCCGCCGGGAGGCGGTGCGTCTCATCGCCCGGCTCGCGGCTGCCACCGACCCGGGGCCGCCCGACGTCTACAGCGACCTCAACTTCATCCTGCTGGGCCAGGTCGTGGAGCGGGTGGCCGGCGAGGCGCTGGACGCGTTCGTGGCTCGCCGCCTCTACCGGCCCCTGGGGCTGTCGACGGTGGGATACCAGCCCCCGGCCGCCTGGAGGGGGCGTATCGCCGCCACCTCCATCGGCAACCCCTTCGAGGTGGAGATGTGCAGGAGCCGCCGCTTTCCGCTGCCGCTTCGCCGGCGTCCCGAGGACGTGGCCGAGCTGCGGGAGCCGCGGGTGCTGGTGGGCCGGCCCAACGACGGCAACTGCCGCCTCGCGCTGGGCGGTGTCTCGGGGCACGCCGGGCTCTTCGCGGACGCCCTGTCGCTCGTCACGCTGGGGCGCATGGTGCTCGACGAGGGGACGGCCGGTGGGACGATGCCCCTGCTCCGGCCCGAGACGGTACGGCGCTTCACTCGAGACGGTCTCGGCTGGCGCAGGCTCCCCTGGAGCCCGGTCGATGGGGCCTACGGCCATACCGGCTTCACGGGCACGCTGCTGCACATCGACCCGGCCCACCGCATGGTGGTCGCGGTGCTGACCAACCGGGTGCACGGGCCCCTGCCCTACGTCCCCAGCCACGCGTTCCTGCGGCCGATCCTCGAGGCCGTCTACGGCGAGCTGACCGTCACCTCGCCCGACAGCCCGCCCACGGTCAGCCGGTAG
- a CDS encoding ABC transporter permease — protein sequence MDLALRPDGHAHGQPAVGAELALRAGHGLLRAGSAEPDPVGPAAGPGHCVLDPGFASIVVAIAVVYVPIFARIARGPTLAARAQPFVEAARALGQRESVIVLRHVVPNILGPVPVQFSNSLATAILFESALSFLGLGVRPPTPSLGQMVSEARAYMEVSPWAAVLPGAAIMVVVLGFNLVSDALQQRFDPKLRHTRL from the coding sequence GTGGATCTCGCCCTTCGACCCGACGGCCATGCACACGGCCAGCCGGCTGTCGGGGCCGAGCTGGCCCTTCGTGCTGGGCACGGACTTCTACGGGCGGGATCTGCTGAGCCGGATCCTGTGGGGCCTGCTGCTGGGCCTGGCCATTGTGTGCTGGACCCCGGCTTCGCTAGCATCGTGGTGGCCATTGCCGTCGTCTACGTCCCCATCTTCGCGCGCATCGCCCGGGGGCCGACGCTGGCCGCTAGGGCGCAGCCCTTCGTGGAGGCGGCCCGGGCCCTGGGGCAGCGCGAGTCGGTCATCGTACTGCGCCACGTGGTGCCCAACATCCTGGGACCGGTGCCCGTGCAGTTCAGCAACAGCCTGGCGACGGCCATCCTCTTCGAGTCGGCGCTCAGCTTCCTGGGGCTCGGCGTGCGACCGCCGACGCCGTCGCTGGGGCAGATGGTGAGCGAGGCCCGCGCCTACATGGAGGTGTCGCCGTGGGCGGCCGTCTTGCCCGGCGCCGCTATCATGGTGGTGGTGCTGGGGTTCAACCTGGTGAGCGACGCGCTCCAGCAGCGCTTCGACCCCAAGCTGCGACACACGCGGCTGTGA